The region TCTTCGATGCCGGCGGCGCGGAAGAGCTTGCGGCGGATGCGGCGGTTGAACAGCTCCCACTTCATCTCCTGCTGCTCCGGGTCGTCCTCGTCGCCCACCAGGAAGCCCACGTCCACCTCGAAGCCCCCCGCGCGGCTGCGGCCTCCGCCGTACGGCCGGCCGGACGCGTCCGTGCCCAGCGCCTCCAGCAGGAAAGCGCTCACGCCCAGCGTGGCCTTGGTGGTGCGCAGGCTGCCGGACACCACCTCGCGCCCGTCGTCGCCGGCGAGGAGGCCGTAGACCGCGGCGGTGTGCACGTTCTCTTCGGTGAGCAGGAAGTCGGCGGCCTGGGGAATGGCGTCGCGGTCGGCCCAGCGTACGAACCCCACCCCGGCGACCGAGAAGCCGCTGCGCGAGGTGCGCTCCCGCAGCGCCGCCTCGATCACCTCCATGGTGCCGTGCGACTTCTGCACGCACAGCACGCGCTCCAGCAGGTCGGGGTCCATGAAGCGGCTCAGGAACGCCGCCGCGCGGTACTCCGGCGGCCGTGCGCGGACGAAGCCGTCGGTCTCGCTGTGCAGCCCGTGCATGAGCGCGGTGGCGAGCGTCACGTGCGCGGGCACCTCCGCGTCGAGCGTGAGGATCTCGCCGCTCTGCAGGTATTCGGCGAAGAGCGTGGCCGCCGCGCCCACCGGCCGGATGTCGGCGAAGATGGGGTCCAGCACGTCCTGCGGGTCGTGGTGGTCGATGACCGCCAGCGTGGGCACGCCCACGGCGCGCAGCCGCTCGGTGAGCCGCGTGGTGGTGCCCTGGTTGTCCACGAAGACGGCCGCGTCGTAGTCCTCCAGCGGCAGGTCGTCGTGGAAGCGGATGAGGTGGATGTCGAGCAGGTTGACGAGCGCCAGGTTCTCGGGATGGCTGATGAGGCCGTCGTACATGACGTCCACCTCGATGCCGAACTGTCGGGCCAGCTCGCGGTACGCCATGCCCGACGAGATGGCGTCGGGGTCCGGGAAGTCCTGCACCGCCACCACGTGCCGCTCCCCGCGCCGCGCGTCCAGCAGCGTGCGGAGCTGGCGCACGCGCGCGGTCTCGTCGCCCGCGGCGAACGGCTCCGCGGGCGGTGACGCCGCGCCGGCCTGCCCGGCAGCGCCCACCGGTTGCGCCATCTGCACACCTCC is a window of Longimicrobiaceae bacterium DNA encoding:
- a CDS encoding bifunctional oligoribonuclease/PAP phosphatase NrnA, translating into MAQPVGAAGQAGAASPPAEPFAAGDETARVRQLRTLLDARRGERHVVAVQDFPDPDAISSGMAYRELARQFGIEVDVMYDGLISHPENLALVNLLDIHLIRFHDDLPLEDYDAAVFVDNQGTTTRLTERLRAVGVPTLAVIDHHDPQDVLDPIFADIRPVGAAATLFAEYLQSGEILTLDAEVPAHVTLATALMHGLHSETDGFVRARPPEYRAAAFLSRFMDPDLLERVLCVQKSHGTMEVIEAALRERTSRSGFSVAGVGFVRWADRDAIPQAADFLLTEENVHTAAVYGLLAGDDGREVVSGSLRTTKATLGVSAFLLEALGTDASGRPYGGGRSRAGGFEVDVGFLVGDEDDPEQQEMKWELFNRRIRRKLFRAAGIEDEDDDEREPG